GCACACCAATGCAGAACAACAGTGTACTTAAAATAACATAATGACTAAGGGGTATAGTTTGAAAGATCGTGTTCATTTCCTGATTAATTAATTTCTTTTTTACCTAACATTACTGTTCCCACCATTGCTGTCAATAATAAGATCGATGAGATCTCAAACGGAAGTGCATATTCACGGAACAAAACCAATCCAAGATTTTTTATCAATCCTACTTCTGAATTTTGAACCACTGCAACCGATGTAGATGCCTGACGGAATGCTCCAACCAATACAACCATTAATAATCCACCTGAAACAGTTGCGGCAAACTTCAGCCATCTATTTTTATGTGGCTCAACATTTGAATTCAGATTCAGCATCATGATAACATATAAGAACAAGACCATAATTGCCCCTGCATATACAATTATATGAACAGCAGCGAGAAACTGCGCATTCATCAGAATGTAATGTCCTGCAATAGCAAAGAAAGTAATGATCAGATACAAGACACTATGCACCGGATTTTTAGCAACAACAACCATCAATGCACTGAGTATTGCAAGGAAGGCCAGGAAATAAAATAACGAAAGATTCATTTTTAATGTTCTTAATTTCTTAGCGACTACAATTTATTATGCTGAAGATTCTTGTTCTGTTTAAATTCTTTTACCTCAGGAGTCTGACGATCACTTATATCAATTCTATCGTTCACACCTTCCACTAACTTATCTTTACCGTAGATCATTTCTGCACGGTTGAGAGAAACTGTCACCAATTTATCAGTAAGAAAAATTGCTTCTTTAGGACAGGCCTCTTCACATAATCCACAAAAAATACAACGCAACATATTGA
The nucleotide sequence above comes from Bacteroidota bacterium. Encoded proteins:
- a CDS encoding NADH-quinone oxidoreductase subunit J, coding for MNLSLFYFLAFLAILSALMVVVAKNPVHSVLYLIITFFAIAGHYILMNAQFLAAVHIIVYAGAIMVLFLYVIMMLNLNSNVEPHKNRWLKFAATVSGGLLMVVLVGAFRQASTSVAVVQNSEVGLIKNLGLVLFREYALPFEISSILLLTAMVGTVMLGKKEIN